The following coding sequences lie in one Kitasatospora azatica KCTC 9699 genomic window:
- a CDS encoding beta-ketoacyl-[acyl-carrier-protein] synthase family protein, whose protein sequence is MTERGSAERRVAVTGLGVVAPGGIGVPAFWELLTAGRTATRGITLFDPAGFRSRIAAECDFDALACGLDPDRAARADRYVQFALAASGEAVRDSGLEIATMDPWRVGVSLGSAVGGTTRLEHDYVAVSAGGSRWDVESQPAGPHLHRAFSPSALASEVAEQVGAQGPVQTVSTGCTSGLDAVGHAFHLIEEGRADVIVAGASDSPISPITVACFDAIKATSTRNDDPAHASRPFDAARDGFVLGEGSAVLVLEELTHAQARGARIYCEIRGFATFGNAYHMTGLTTEGREMSEAIDRALAQARIDPSDIDYVNAHGSGTKQNDRHETAAVKRSLGAHAYAVPMSSIKSMVGHSLGAIGAIELAACALALAHGVVPPTANYQTPDPECDLDYVPRTAREAKLRTVLSVGSGFGGFQSAVVLARTDGRTQ, encoded by the coding sequence GTGACCGAGCGGGGCAGCGCCGAGCGCCGGGTGGCCGTCACCGGGCTGGGCGTGGTCGCCCCGGGCGGCATCGGCGTCCCGGCCTTCTGGGAGCTGCTCACCGCCGGGCGGACCGCGACCCGGGGGATCACCCTCTTCGATCCCGCCGGCTTCCGTTCCCGGATCGCCGCCGAGTGCGACTTCGACGCGCTGGCCTGCGGCCTGGACCCGGACCGGGCCGCGCGGGCCGACCGCTATGTGCAGTTCGCCCTGGCGGCGTCCGGCGAGGCGGTCCGCGACTCGGGTCTCGAGATCGCCACGATGGACCCCTGGCGGGTCGGCGTGTCGCTGGGCTCGGCCGTGGGCGGCACCACCCGGCTGGAGCACGACTACGTGGCGGTCAGCGCCGGCGGGTCCCGCTGGGACGTCGAGTCGCAGCCCGCCGGGCCGCACCTGCACCGGGCGTTCTCGCCCAGCGCGCTGGCCTCCGAGGTGGCCGAGCAGGTCGGGGCGCAGGGTCCGGTGCAGACCGTCTCGACCGGCTGCACCTCGGGGCTCGACGCCGTCGGCCATGCCTTCCACCTGATCGAGGAGGGCCGGGCCGACGTGATCGTGGCCGGCGCCTCCGACTCGCCGATCTCCCCGATCACGGTGGCCTGCTTCGACGCCATCAAGGCGACCTCGACCCGCAACGACGACCCGGCCCACGCTTCCCGTCCCTTCGACGCCGCCCGCGACGGCTTCGTGCTGGGCGAGGGCTCCGCGGTCCTGGTGCTGGAGGAGCTGACGCACGCGCAGGCGCGCGGCGCCCGGATCTACTGCGAGATCCGCGGCTTCGCCACCTTCGGCAACGCCTACCACATGACCGGGCTGACCACCGAGGGCCGCGAGATGTCCGAGGCGATCGACCGCGCTCTGGCGCAGGCCCGGATCGACCCGAGCGACATCGACTACGTGAACGCGCACGGCTCGGGCACCAAGCAGAACGACCGGCACGAGACGGCTGCCGTGAAGCGCTCGCTGGGCGCGCACGCGTACGCCGTCCCGATGAGTTCGATCAAGTCGATGGTCGGCCACTCGCTGGGCGCGATCGGTGCGATCGAGCTGGCCGCCTGCGCGCTGGCGCTGGCCCACGGCGTGGTGCCACCGACCGCGAACTACCAGACCCCGGACCCGGAGTGCGATCTGGACTACGTGCCCAGGACCGCGCGCGAGGCCAAGCTGCGCACGGTGCTCTCGGTCGGCAGCGGCTTCGGCGGCTTCCAGTCCGCGGTGGTACTGGCCCGAACTGACGGGAGGACGCAGTGA
- a CDS encoding beta-ketoacyl synthase N-terminal-like domain-containing protein, producing MSRRRIERAGRRAVVTGLGVIAPNGIGATAFWKAVQQGGSALGPVTREGCTELPLRVAGEVRGFEAAELIEDRFLVQTDRFTHFAMAAAELALADAQVDAGQQQPFGVGVVTAAGSGGGEFGQGELQQLWGRGPHFVGPYQSIAWFYAASTGQISIRGGFRGPCGVLANDEAGGLDVFAQACRSIRRGTDVVVAGATEAPLAPYSVVCQLGYPELSLAADPHRAYLPFTDEACGFVPAEGGAMFVVEEEDAARRRGAWVRAVVAGHAATFTGTSGWEKSRQGLARAIRGALDEAQCPPGEVDVVFADALGVPAADQAEVLAIADALGPHAADVPVTAPKTGFGRAYSAASALDVAAAMLALEHGVVPPTPNVTEVQHGLNLVTGRAHRAPLRTALVLSRGLMGCNSALVLRRAGDDRP from the coding sequence GTGAGTCGGCGCAGGATCGAACGAGCGGGCCGGCGGGCGGTGGTGACCGGCCTCGGCGTGATCGCGCCGAACGGCATCGGCGCCACCGCCTTCTGGAAGGCGGTGCAGCAGGGCGGTTCGGCCCTCGGCCCGGTCACCCGGGAGGGCTGCACCGAGCTGCCGCTGCGGGTGGCCGGCGAGGTGCGCGGCTTCGAGGCGGCCGAGCTGATCGAGGACCGCTTCCTGGTGCAGACCGACCGGTTCACCCACTTCGCCATGGCCGCCGCCGAACTCGCCCTGGCGGACGCCCAGGTGGATGCCGGGCAGCAACAGCCGTTCGGCGTCGGCGTGGTGACCGCGGCCGGCTCCGGCGGCGGCGAGTTCGGCCAGGGCGAGCTGCAGCAACTCTGGGGTCGCGGACCGCACTTCGTCGGCCCGTACCAGTCGATCGCCTGGTTCTACGCGGCCAGCACGGGTCAGATCTCGATCCGCGGCGGCTTCCGCGGGCCGTGCGGGGTGCTGGCCAATGACGAGGCCGGCGGCCTGGACGTCTTCGCCCAGGCCTGCCGGAGCATCCGGCGCGGCACCGACGTGGTCGTCGCGGGCGCCACCGAGGCGCCGCTGGCGCCCTACTCCGTGGTCTGCCAGCTCGGCTACCCGGAGCTCAGCCTGGCCGCCGACCCGCACCGGGCCTACCTGCCGTTCACCGACGAGGCATGCGGCTTCGTGCCCGCCGAGGGCGGCGCGATGTTCGTGGTGGAGGAGGAGGACGCGGCCCGCCGCCGCGGCGCCTGGGTCCGGGCCGTGGTCGCCGGCCACGCGGCCACCTTCACCGGTACCTCCGGCTGGGAGAAGTCCCGCCAGGGGCTGGCCCGGGCGATCCGCGGCGCCCTGGACGAGGCCCAGTGCCCGCCCGGCGAGGTCGACGTGGTCTTCGCGGACGCGCTGGGCGTGCCGGCCGCCGACCAGGCCGAGGTGCTGGCGATCGCCGACGCCCTGGGCCCGCATGCCGCCGACGTCCCGGTGACCGCCCCCAAGACCGGCTTCGGCCGCGCCTACTCGGCCGCCTCGGCGCTGGACGTGGCCGCCGCGATGCTCGCGCTGGAGCACGGCGTGGTGCCCCCCACGCCGAACGTCACCGAAGTCCAGCACGGACTGAACCTGGTCACCGGCCGGGCCCACCGGGCACCGCTGCGCACCGCACTGGTGCTCAGCCGCGGCCTGATGGGCTGCAACTCGGCGCTGGTCCTGCGCCGGGCCGGCGACGACCGACCGTAA
- a CDS encoding acyl carrier protein, with the protein MNGPVTIEELALLMKSRAGLTVDPEQLAARPDDPFELYNLDSLGLLGIVSELENRYGRSIDNEPERCKTPTEFLTQVNEQLNAGA; encoded by the coding sequence ATGAACGGTCCTGTGACCATCGAAGAGCTCGCCCTGCTGATGAAGTCCCGAGCCGGCCTGACCGTCGACCCGGAGCAGCTCGCAGCCCGGCCCGACGACCCCTTCGAGCTCTACAACCTGGACTCGCTCGGTCTGCTCGGCATCGTCTCCGAGCTGGAGAACCGCTACGGCCGGTCGATCGACAACGAGCCGGAGCGCTGCAAGACCCCCACCGAGTTCCTGACCCAGGTCAACGAACAACTCAACGCTGGAGCCTGA
- a CDS encoding SRPBCC family protein produces the protein MTGHTDNTILIAAPLDLTWDLTNDLERWPELFSEYATVDIIERQGDKTTFRLTMHPDDEGRVWSWVSEREADRTAGTVRARRVETGPFEHMDIFWEYREVDGGTSMRWVQDFAMKPTAPVDDAGMTEHINRNSKIQMALIRDKVEQHARESAR, from the coding sequence ATGACCGGACACACCGACAACACGATCCTGATCGCCGCCCCGCTCGACCTGACCTGGGACCTCACCAACGACCTGGAGCGCTGGCCGGAACTGTTCAGCGAGTACGCCACCGTCGACATCATCGAGCGGCAGGGCGACAAGACCACCTTCCGGCTGACCATGCACCCGGACGACGAGGGCCGGGTGTGGAGCTGGGTCTCCGAGCGGGAGGCCGACCGGACCGCCGGCACGGTGCGGGCCCGCCGGGTGGAGACCGGCCCGTTCGAGCACATGGACATCTTCTGGGAGTACCGGGAGGTGGACGGCGGGACTTCGATGCGCTGGGTGCAGGACTTCGCGATGAAGCCCACCGCCCCGGTCGACGACGCCGGGATGACCGAGCACATCAACCGCAACTCCAAGATCCAGATGGCGCTGATCCGCGACAAGGTCGAGCAGCACGCCCGCGAGAGCGCTCGTTGA
- a CDS encoding TcmI family type II polyketide cyclase yields the protein MHRSLIVARMRPDSAARIAETFADSDRGELPGLVGVTGRSLFQFGDLYLHLIEADRPPGPAVAKLTEHPEFRDVSARLAAYVSAYDPQTWREPKDAMAHEFYRWERD from the coding sequence ATGCACCGCTCGTTGATCGTCGCCCGGATGCGACCCGACTCGGCCGCGCGGATCGCCGAGACCTTCGCCGACTCCGACCGCGGTGAACTGCCCGGTCTGGTCGGGGTCACCGGTCGCAGCCTCTTCCAGTTCGGCGACCTCTACCTGCACCTGATCGAGGCCGACCGGCCGCCCGGCCCGGCGGTCGCCAAGCTGACCGAGCATCCGGAGTTCCGCGACGTCAGCGCCCGGCTCGCGGCCTACGTCAGCGCCTACGACCCGCAGACCTGGCGGGAGCCGAAGGACGCCATGGCCCACGAGTTCTACCGTTGGGAACGGGACTGA
- a CDS encoding acetyl-CoA carboxylase carboxyl transferase subunit yields the protein MTDTTRESAASPTAWVRCEGCVTLVYGKRFSRALLVCPDCGSHARLTAQQRLDQLLDEGSAQPLDQVDCVADPLGFVDLRPYPERLAEARASTGLAEAVLCVRGLIEGQPVIACAMDFRFLGGSLGCAVGAQIAEAARTSLRLRIPLLLITASGGARMQEGVLSLMQMAKTAHALAELDEAGVLVLSLITDPTYGGVAASFATLADVIIAEPGARLGFAGPRVIEQTIGGSLPPGFQQAEFLRGHGLIDDVVQRGALRPVLGQLLSLQHPGARPAAPATSATSATSATPATQPHEPAEQLPKPDAWATVQLARHPERPTTLDYAAHLLDGFHELHGDRIAEDCPAVVGGPGWLNGRPVMLIGHQKGGTELTERQHRKFGMPSPGGYRKAARLMRLAAKLGLPVVTLIDTPGANPGPDAERGGQAVAIAENLRLMARLPVPIVAVITGEGGSGGALALAVADRVLVCANAVYSVISPEGCAAILWKDSEAAPTAAAALRVDAEELLRLSIVDGVVPEPPGGAHTDHSQAAALLGDAVTAALAELQSWEPQRLLRERGGRFHRFGLGTAPSAGQGVS from the coding sequence ATGACCGACACCACGCGGGAGTCCGCTGCTTCGCCGACCGCGTGGGTCCGGTGCGAGGGCTGCGTCACGCTCGTCTACGGCAAGCGGTTCAGCCGTGCGCTGCTGGTCTGCCCCGACTGCGGGTCGCACGCCAGACTCACCGCGCAGCAGCGGCTGGACCAACTGCTGGACGAGGGCTCGGCGCAGCCGCTCGACCAGGTCGACTGTGTGGCCGACCCGCTCGGCTTCGTCGACCTGCGGCCCTACCCCGAGCGGCTGGCGGAGGCTCGGGCCAGCACCGGACTGGCCGAGGCGGTGCTCTGCGTCCGGGGGCTGATCGAGGGTCAGCCGGTGATCGCCTGCGCGATGGACTTCCGGTTCCTCGGCGGCAGCCTCGGTTGCGCGGTCGGCGCGCAGATCGCCGAGGCGGCCCGGACCAGCCTGCGGCTGCGGATCCCGCTGCTGCTGATCACCGCCTCGGGCGGGGCCCGGATGCAGGAGGGCGTGCTCTCCCTGATGCAGATGGCGAAGACCGCGCACGCGCTGGCCGAGCTGGACGAGGCCGGCGTGCTGGTGCTCTCGCTGATCACCGACCCGACCTACGGGGGCGTGGCCGCCTCCTTCGCGACGCTCGCCGATGTGATCATCGCCGAACCCGGGGCCAGGCTGGGCTTCGCCGGCCCGCGGGTGATCGAGCAGACCATCGGCGGGAGCCTGCCGCCCGGCTTCCAGCAGGCCGAGTTCCTGCGCGGGCACGGGCTGATCGACGACGTGGTGCAGCGGGGTGCGCTGCGGCCGGTGCTCGGCCAACTGCTGAGCCTGCAGCATCCGGGCGCCCGCCCGGCCGCCCCCGCCACCTCAGCCACCTCGGCCACCTCGGCCACCCCGGCCACGCAGCCGCACGAGCCTGCCGAGCAGTTGCCGAAGCCGGATGCCTGGGCGACCGTCCAACTGGCCCGGCACCCCGAGCGGCCCACCACCCTCGACTACGCCGCCCACCTGCTGGACGGCTTCCACGAGCTGCACGGCGACCGGATCGCCGAGGACTGCCCGGCCGTGGTGGGCGGCCCGGGGTGGCTGAACGGGCGGCCGGTGATGCTGATCGGGCATCAGAAGGGCGGCACCGAACTGACCGAGCGTCAGCACCGCAAGTTCGGCATGCCGAGCCCCGGCGGCTACCGCAAGGCGGCCCGGCTGATGCGGCTGGCCGCCAAGCTCGGCCTGCCGGTGGTGACGCTGATCGACACCCCGGGCGCCAACCCGGGCCCGGACGCCGAACGGGGCGGCCAGGCGGTCGCCATCGCGGAGAACCTGCGGCTGATGGCCCGGCTGCCGGTGCCGATCGTCGCCGTGATCACCGGCGAGGGCGGCAGCGGCGGGGCGCTGGCGCTGGCGGTCGCCGACCGGGTGCTGGTCTGCGCCAACGCCGTCTATTCGGTGATCAGTCCCGAGGGCTGCGCGGCCATCCTCTGGAAGGACAGCGAGGCGGCACCGACTGCCGCCGCCGCTCTGCGCGTCGACGCCGAAGAACTGCTCCGGCTCAGTATCGTCGACGGTGTCGTACCCGAACCGCCGGGTGGTGCGCACACGGATCACTCGCAGGCCGCCGCCCTGCTGGGCGATGCCGTGACCGCCGCGCTGGCGGAGCTTCAGTCGTGGGAACCGCAGCGGCTGCTGCGGGAGCGCGGCGGCCGCTTCCATCGCTTCGGTCTCGGAACCGCCCCGAGCGCTGGACAGGGAGTTTCGTGA
- the accB gene encoding acetyl-CoA carboxylase biotin carboxyl carrier protein, whose protein sequence is MKSEHEQSDHRMNGGPDGQLNRRQPDGPDGTLAALCRSVAQLTAAAPTPPQRIRLQSGQTVVEIEWPEPVGADPTPGPVPPAAAAEPAPAAEDELTYVKAPMVGTFYHAGSPDAPPFVKVGDLVTAGQPVGVLEAMKMMNTIEAQADGRVVELLAPNAQPVEFDQRLIALEPTAGTK, encoded by the coding sequence GTGAAGTCGGAACACGAGCAGTCGGACCACCGGATGAACGGCGGTCCGGACGGTCAACTGAACAGGCGTCAGCCGGACGGCCCGGACGGCACGCTGGCGGCGCTCTGCCGCAGCGTGGCCCAGCTGACCGCTGCGGCGCCCACGCCGCCGCAGCGGATCCGACTGCAGTCGGGACAGACCGTCGTCGAGATCGAGTGGCCCGAACCGGTGGGCGCCGACCCGACGCCCGGACCGGTCCCGCCCGCAGCGGCGGCAGAGCCCGCACCGGCCGCCGAGGACGAGCTGACCTACGTCAAGGCCCCGATGGTGGGCACGTTCTACCACGCCGGCTCGCCGGACGCGCCGCCCTTCGTCAAGGTCGGCGACCTGGTCACGGCCGGCCAGCCGGTCGGTGTCCTCGAGGCGATGAAGATGATGAACACCATCGAGGCGCAGGCCGACGGGCGGGTGGTCGAGCTGCTCGCACCGAACGCGCAGCCGGTGGAGTTCGATCAGCGCCTGATCGCGCTGGAGCCCACGGCCGGGACCAAGTAG
- a CDS encoding acetyl-CoA carboxylase biotin carboxylase subunit has protein sequence MNAPFSTVLIANRGEIALRVARACRELGIRTVAVYSSADRDSAVVRFADRSVHIGPAPARGSYLNMPAIVEAAQQTGAQAIHPGYGFLSEDPDFAEICEAHGLVFIGPPAQVMQQLGDKAAARTLMAEAGLPVLPGSTGALNSPAEAEALAQQVGFPVILKAVAGGGGRGMAVVRAAGDLRLAYHQTRAHARAVFGDERLYLERFVEDARHIEVQVLCDRHGAVVHLGERDCSVQRRHQKLVEESPAPNLPPELREAICAAAVRGAAAVGFVGAGTFEFVLTPTGEFYLMEINCRLQVEHPVTELVTGVDIVREQITVAAGRPLSIRQADVLPRGVALECRVNAEAPERDFAPAPGLLTEFVPPGGPFVRVDTHAFTGWRIGPDYDSLLAKVAVWAPDREQAIARMRRALGEFRVDGPGVSTTLGFLGETLDHPLFQAGRHTTGLVARMREPAPVAQLSD, from the coding sequence ATGAACGCACCGTTCTCAACCGTCCTGATCGCCAATCGGGGCGAGATCGCCCTGCGGGTGGCCCGCGCCTGTCGCGAACTCGGCATCCGCACCGTGGCGGTGTACTCCAGCGCCGACCGCGACTCGGCCGTGGTCCGGTTCGCGGACCGCAGCGTCCACATCGGTCCGGCTCCCGCCCGCGGCAGCTACCTCAACATGCCCGCGATCGTCGAGGCGGCCCAGCAGACCGGCGCACAGGCGATCCACCCCGGCTACGGGTTCCTCTCCGAGGACCCGGACTTCGCGGAGATCTGCGAGGCGCACGGCCTGGTCTTCATCGGCCCGCCCGCGCAGGTGATGCAGCAGCTCGGCGACAAGGCCGCGGCCCGGACCCTGATGGCCGAGGCCGGGCTGCCGGTGCTGCCCGGCAGCACCGGCGCGCTGAACTCCCCCGCCGAGGCCGAGGCGCTCGCCCAGCAGGTCGGCTTCCCGGTGATCCTCAAGGCGGTGGCCGGTGGCGGCGGCCGGGGCATGGCCGTGGTCCGCGCCGCCGGCGACCTGCGGTTGGCCTACCACCAGACCCGGGCCCACGCCCGCGCGGTCTTCGGCGACGAGCGGCTCTACCTCGAACGCTTCGTCGAGGACGCCCGGCACATCGAGGTGCAGGTGCTCTGCGACCGGCACGGCGCGGTCGTCCACCTGGGCGAGCGGGACTGCTCGGTGCAGCGCCGGCACCAGAAGCTCGTCGAGGAGTCGCCGGCGCCGAACCTGCCGCCCGAGCTGCGCGAGGCGATCTGCGCGGCCGCGGTGCGGGGCGCCGCGGCGGTGGGCTTCGTCGGCGCCGGGACCTTCGAGTTCGTGCTGACCCCGACCGGCGAGTTCTACCTGATGGAGATCAACTGCCGGCTCCAGGTGGAACATCCGGTCACCGAGCTGGTCACCGGGGTCGACATCGTCCGGGAGCAGATCACCGTCGCCGCCGGCCGGCCGCTCTCGATTCGCCAGGCCGACGTGCTGCCGCGCGGGGTGGCGCTGGAGTGCCGGGTCAACGCCGAGGCTCCGGAGCGGGACTTCGCGCCGGCACCGGGGCTGCTGACCGAGTTCGTGCCGCCCGGCGGGCCGTTCGTCCGGGTGGACACCCACGCCTTCACGGGCTGGCGGATCGGCCCCGACTACGACTCACTGCTCGCCAAGGTCGCGGTGTGGGCGCCGGACCGCGAGCAGGCGATCGCCCGGATGCGGCGCGCGCTGGGCGAGTTCCGGGTCGACGGGCCCGGCGTGTCCACCACGCTGGGCTTCCTGGGCGAGACCCTCGACCATCCGCTCTTCCAGGCCGGCCGCCACACCACCGGCCTGGTCGCGAGGATGCGCGAGCCCGCACCGGTGGCGCAACTCAGCGATTGA
- a CDS encoding methyltransferase — protein sequence MTTVQSDDPRAPIRLRELVFGAACAAAVRAAARLRLADALGDTPAGVEELAAAVDTEPRPLARLLRALSCYEIFEETPDGRYAHTAMSRLLREDAPGSLRYIALWCTEPWTWEAWPRLDDAVRSGSHVFEDLYGKDFFSYLHADAGDSARVFDQAMTASSRQSAHDIAEFLDLDGIGSVADIGGGQGHVLAGLLEKHPALSGTLLDLPTVVANADPRLREGGSLASRVRLVPGDCREAIPVQADLYIIKNILEWDDDSTRRTLRQVVAAGRPGARVLVIENLVDDSPSMRFTTAMDLLLLLNVGGAKHSKQSLTGLLAEAGLDVRDIRPVNSYLHAFDTVIR from the coding sequence ATGACCACCGTACAGAGCGACGACCCGCGCGCCCCGATCCGGCTGCGGGAACTCGTCTTCGGCGCGGCCTGCGCCGCCGCCGTCCGGGCGGCGGCGCGACTGCGCCTGGCGGACGCGCTGGGCGACACGCCGGCGGGGGTCGAGGAGCTGGCGGCCGCCGTGGACACCGAACCGCGCCCGCTCGCCCGGCTGCTGCGAGCCCTGTCCTGCTACGAGATCTTCGAGGAGACCCCGGACGGCCGCTACGCGCACACCGCGATGTCGCGGCTGCTGCGCGAGGACGCGCCGGGCAGCCTGCGCTACATCGCGCTGTGGTGCACCGAACCGTGGACCTGGGAGGCCTGGCCGCGGCTGGACGACGCGGTCCGGTCCGGGAGCCACGTCTTCGAGGACCTCTACGGCAAGGACTTCTTCAGCTACCTGCACGCCGACGCGGGGGACTCGGCCCGGGTGTTCGACCAGGCGATGACCGCCTCGAGCCGCCAGTCCGCGCACGACATCGCCGAGTTCCTCGACCTCGACGGGATCGGCTCGGTGGCGGACATCGGCGGCGGCCAGGGACACGTGCTGGCCGGCCTGCTGGAGAAGCACCCGGCGCTGAGCGGCACCCTGCTGGACCTGCCCACGGTGGTGGCGAACGCCGATCCCCGGCTGCGCGAGGGCGGCTCGCTCGCCTCCCGGGTGCGGCTGGTCCCCGGCGACTGCCGCGAGGCGATCCCGGTGCAGGCCGACCTCTACATCATCAAGAACATCCTGGAGTGGGACGACGACAGCACCCGCCGGACGCTGCGTCAGGTGGTCGCCGCCGGGCGCCCCGGGGCCCGGGTCCTGGTCATCGAGAACCTGGTCGACGACAGTCCCTCGATGCGCTTCACCACCGCGATGGACCTGCTGCTGCTGCTCAACGTCGGTGGCGCCAAGCATTCCAAGCAGAGCCTGACCGGCCTGCTGGCGGAGGCCGGTCTGGACGTCCGGGACATCCGGCCGGTCAACTCCTACCTGCACGCCTTCGACACCGTCATTCGCTGA
- a CDS encoding right-handed parallel beta-helix repeat-containing protein, with translation MSPQMSRRTLPRVLTAAVTLLLPSLCSLPAHAAAVRLVHPGESIQHAVDLAAPGDTVEILPGTYHESVQISVSGLTLRGLGAKTVITRQNEPGDQPCAKAGHGICVTGTADHPLTGVTLESLTVANFAKNGISASQTDGMTVRRVLAEDNGEQGISQEKSVRGRFLQNEARRNGQAGIFLANIADGKGGAVDTGGALIFGNRLTDNRIGAVVRRLRNLSVEHNTMTGNCTGIFVVGDDGRPRAGALSVRHNRVDDNNTYCPPNGRLPFLQGSGIVLTGVESTQVTDNHVTGNVGASPMSGGIVLFRSFVGGPSTDNTIGDNLVTGNQPADLADRDSGQNTFTGNQCTTSEPVGRC, from the coding sequence ATGTCGCCACAGATGTCCCGCCGCACGCTGCCGCGCGTGCTGACCGCCGCGGTCACCCTGCTCCTTCCGTCGCTCTGCTCGCTGCCCGCGCACGCCGCCGCCGTCCGGCTGGTCCACCCGGGTGAGTCGATCCAGCACGCCGTCGACCTGGCGGCCCCGGGGGACACCGTGGAGATCCTCCCGGGCACCTACCACGAGAGCGTCCAGATCTCGGTCTCCGGGCTCACCCTGCGGGGGCTGGGCGCGAAGACCGTGATCACCCGGCAGAACGAGCCCGGCGACCAGCCGTGCGCCAAGGCGGGCCACGGCATCTGCGTCACCGGAACGGCGGATCACCCGCTGACCGGTGTGACCCTCGAATCGCTGACCGTCGCGAACTTCGCCAAGAACGGGATCTCCGCCTCGCAGACCGACGGAATGACGGTCCGTCGCGTGCTGGCCGAGGACAACGGCGAGCAGGGCATCAGCCAGGAGAAGTCCGTCCGGGGCCGGTTCCTGCAGAACGAGGCCCGGCGCAACGGCCAGGCCGGGATCTTCCTGGCCAACATCGCCGACGGCAAGGGCGGGGCCGTCGACACCGGCGGCGCGCTGATCTTCGGCAACCGGCTCACCGACAACCGGATCGGCGCGGTGGTGCGGCGGCTGCGGAACCTGAGCGTCGAGCACAACACCATGACCGGCAACTGCACGGGGATCTTCGTGGTCGGCGACGACGGCCGGCCCCGGGCCGGCGCACTGAGCGTGCGGCACAACCGCGTCGACGACAACAACACCTACTGCCCGCCGAACGGCCGGCTGCCCTTCCTCCAGGGCAGCGGCATCGTGCTGACCGGTGTCGAGTCCACCCAGGTGACGGACAACCACGTCACCGGGAACGTCGGCGCCTCGCCGATGTCCGGCGGCATCGTGCTGTTCCGCAGCTTCGTCGGCGGCCCGAGCACCGACAACACCATCGGCGACAACCTGGTCACCGGTAACCAGCCCGCCGACCTCGCCGACCGCGACAGCGGCCAGAACACCTTCACCGGCAACCAGTGCACGACCTCCGAGCCCGTCGGCCGGTGCTGA
- a CDS encoding alpha/beta fold hydrolase gives MTVDRRLATSRLTVNYAELEGRTGEPVLLVHGNVSAGAFWHSTMLELPERYRPIAPDLRGFGATDPLPVDATRGLRDYSDDLAALTEALRLGPVHLVGWSLGGGVVLQYLRDRPGLVRSVTLLNPVSPYGFGGTHGLDGTLNSPDGAGSGGGAAAPEFVQRLAAGDTTADSPFSPRNVFSSAYVSEPVDPAEYLPAMLSTRCGDDHYPGDSRASETWPGVAPGDRGVLNSLAPTHFRIDDLEVIEPKPPVLWVRGAQDVIVSDTSLFDLAHLGAIGAVPGWPGEQACPAQPMVSQTRAVLERYAAAGGSVREVVVAGAGHSVQLERPKEFLAALTAVLREE, from the coding sequence GTGACAGTCGACCGACGCCTCGCCACCTCCCGACTGACCGTCAACTACGCCGAACTCGAGGGCCGGACCGGCGAGCCCGTGCTGCTGGTGCACGGCAACGTCTCCGCCGGCGCGTTCTGGCACTCCACCATGCTCGAACTGCCCGAGCGCTACCGCCCGATCGCCCCCGACCTGCGCGGCTTCGGCGCCACCGACCCGCTCCCGGTGGACGCCACCCGCGGCCTGCGCGACTACAGCGACGACCTGGCCGCACTCACCGAGGCCCTGCGGCTCGGCCCGGTCCACCTGGTCGGCTGGAGCCTCGGCGGCGGCGTGGTGCTGCAGTACCTGCGCGACCGGCCCGGCCTGGTGCGCTCGGTGACCCTGCTCAACCCGGTCTCCCCGTACGGCTTCGGCGGCACCCACGGCCTGGACGGCACCCTCAACTCGCCCGACGGCGCCGGTTCGGGCGGCGGCGCCGCGGCCCCCGAGTTCGTCCAGCGGCTGGCTGCGGGGGACACCACCGCGGACTCGCCCTTCTCGCCGCGCAACGTCTTCAGCTCCGCGTACGTGAGCGAGCCGGTGGACCCGGCGGAGTACCTCCCCGCGATGCTGAGCACCCGCTGCGGCGACGACCACTACCCCGGTGACAGCCGAGCCAGCGAGACCTGGCCCGGCGTCGCGCCGGGCGACCGCGGGGTGCTCAACAGCCTGGCGCCGACACACTTCCGGATCGACGACCTGGAGGTGATCGAGCCGAAGCCACCCGTGCTCTGGGTGCGCGGCGCGCAGGACGTGATCGTCTCGGACACCTCGCTGTTCGACCTGGCGCACCTGGGCGCGATCGGCGCGGTGCCGGGCTGGCCGGGGGAGCAGGCCTGCCCCGCGCAGCCGATGGTGAGTCAGACCCGGGCGGTGCTGGAGCGGTACGCGGCGGCCGGCGGCTCGGTGCGCGAGGTGGTGGTGGCGGGAGCGGGGCACAGCGTGCAGCTGGAGCGGCCGAAGGAGTTCCTGGCGGCCCTGACGGCGGTACTGCGCGAGGAGTAG